In 'Nostoc azollae' 0708, the following are encoded in one genomic region:
- a CDS encoding phycocyanin subunit beta yields MTLDVFSKVVSQADSRGEFLSTEQLDALTAVISAGNKRLDAVNRITSNASAIVTNAARSLFEDEPGLIAPGGNAYTNRRMAACLRDMEIILRYVTYAALAGDASVLDDRCLNGLRETYQALGTPGASVGKGIGKMKDAAISIINDPNGITKGDCSLLVSEVASYFDRAAAAVS; encoded by the coding sequence ATGACATTAGATGTATTCTCCAAGGTTGTTTCTCAAGCTGACTCCAGAGGCGAATTCCTCAGCACGGAACAACTAGATGCTTTAACGGCAGTTATTAGCGCAGGTAATAAGCGTTTAGATGCCGTAAATCGCATCACAAGTAACGCTTCTGCTATAGTTACTAATGCTGCTCGCTCTTTGTTCGAAGACGAACCCGGGTTGATCGCTCCTGGTGGTAACGCTTACACCAACCGTCGCATGGCTGCCTGTCTCCGCGACATGGAAATTATCTTACGCTATGTTACCTACGCTGCATTGGCTGGTGATGCTAGTGTTCTTGATGATCGTTGCTTGAACGGTCTGCGTGAAACCTACCAAGCTTTGGGTACTCCAGGTGCTTCTGTAGGTAAAGGTATTGGCAAAATGAAAGATGCAGCTATCTCCATTATTAATGATCCTAACGGAATCACCAAAGGCGATTGCAGCTTGCTAGTTTCTGAAGTTGCTAGCTATTTTGACCGTGCTGCTGCTGCTGTTTCATAA
- a CDS encoding RluA family pseudouridine synthase, whose translation MTVINLLVSQNTQRLDLYLSSELQNLSRSRLQQLIEQGHVLLNDQVCTSKKVNVKVGDRICVEIPSLQPLKLVAEDIPLDILYEDEQLLILNKPAGLVVHPAPGHLDGTLVNALLAHCANLPGIGGVQRPGIVHRLDKDTTGAIAIAKTDIAYQHLQAQLQAKTARREYLGVVYGVPKTESGIINLPISRHPQDRKKMAIVPTEQGGRTAITHWQIRERLSNYTLIHFQLETGRTHQIRVHSAKIGHPIVGDSVYGAGRSVGVNLAGHALHAWQLKLQHPISGDWIQVTASPPQTFTTLLEVLRRRSER comes from the coding sequence ATGACCGTTATTAATCTCCTAGTATCACAAAACACTCAGCGACTGGATCTCTATCTGTCGTCAGAATTACAAAATTTATCTCGTTCCCGTCTTCAACAGTTAATTGAACAGGGTCATGTCCTACTCAATGATCAAGTATGCACATCAAAGAAAGTAAATGTGAAAGTCGGCGATCGCATCTGTGTGGAAATTCCCTCGCTGCAACCTTTAAAATTGGTAGCAGAAGATATTCCCTTAGATATCCTTTACGAAGATGAGCAATTATTAATTTTAAATAAACCGGCAGGTTTAGTTGTTCATCCTGCACCAGGTCATCTAGATGGAACTCTAGTAAATGCTTTATTGGCACATTGTGCCAATTTACCGGGAATTGGTGGAGTTCAACGCCCAGGAATTGTTCACAGGTTAGACAAAGATACTACAGGTGCGATCGCGATCGCCAAAACAGATATCGCCTATCAACACCTACAAGCACAACTACAAGCAAAAACAGCAAGGCGAGAATATTTAGGCGTGGTTTATGGTGTACCAAAAACCGAAAGTGGCATCATTAACTTACCTATTAGTCGCCATCCCCAAGACCGTAAAAAAATGGCAATAGTCCCTACAGAACAAGGGGGAAGAACAGCAATTACTCATTGGCAAATCCGAGAAAGGCTTAGTAACTACACCTTAATCCACTTTCAGCTAGAAACAGGACGTACCCATCAAATTCGCGTCCACAGCGCCAAAATCGGTCATCCTATCGTTGGCGACTCTGTTTACGGTGCTGGTCGTTCAGTAGGGGTAAATTTGGCCGGTCACGCATTACACGCTTGGCAACTCAAGTTACAGCATCCAATCTCTGGAGATTGGATTCAAGTAACTGCATCCCCTCCCCAGACATTTACAACGTTGCTGGAAGTTTTGCGCCGTAGAAGTGAGAGGTGA
- a CDS encoding response regulator — protein sequence MKTLPISRYRFFQKLQPLSLLKKITSKSVTGCLQVFSTSGAWSIYVQEGKLIYACYSEKMFEPLYRNLQRLGQHNSTLPIEINEQLQIIFERGVDNQTIPNPDYLAICWLVNESYLSPLQAAMLIEQLSLEFLDSFLKIEEGSYEFIPESFLDDLPKFCHLNLRLLVEKCEAGVRISPEQFWQYNEPRTRAKIEVQLPPIGNKLPNGDKYRDQYKQIYSRPKDKKNYTIFCVDDSPLVLNTMRGFLDEQIFSVIGVTDSLKALMEIFHVKPDMIFLDVTMPNLDGYEVCSLLRKQASFKNTPVIMVTEKASLIDRAKAKLVRASGCLTKPLNQGDLLKTIFQHMV from the coding sequence ATGAAAACGCTTCCTATTAGTAGATACAGATTTTTCCAAAAACTGCAGCCCCTATCCCTCTTAAAAAAAATCACCAGTAAGTCCGTTACTGGTTGTCTACAGGTATTTAGCACCTCCGGGGCTTGGTCAATCTATGTTCAAGAGGGTAAGCTAATTTATGCCTGCTACTCAGAGAAGATGTTTGAGCCGCTATATAGAAACTTACAGCGGTTAGGTCAACACAATTCTACTCTTCCCATAGAGATTAATGAGCAGTTGCAGATAATATTTGAAAGGGGTGTCGACAACCAGACTATCCCAAATCCAGATTATTTGGCTATTTGCTGGTTAGTTAATGAGAGTTATCTTAGCCCCTTACAAGCGGCAATGCTGATTGAGCAATTGTCTTTGGAGTTTCTAGATTCATTTCTGAAAATAGAAGAAGGGAGTTATGAATTTATCCCAGAGAGTTTCCTCGATGATTTACCGAAGTTTTGTCATTTGAACTTGCGCTTATTAGTGGAAAAGTGCGAAGCGGGTGTGCGAATTTCTCCAGAGCAGTTTTGGCAATACAATGAGCCAAGAACACGCGCTAAAATTGAAGTACAGTTACCCCCGATTGGGAATAAACTACCTAATGGGGATAAATACAGAGACCAATACAAACAGATTTACTCAAGACCCAAAGACAAAAAGAACTACACTATTTTCTGTGTCGATGATAGTCCTCTGGTTCTAAATACCATGAGAGGTTTTTTAGATGAGCAAATATTTTCTGTAATTGGTGTTACAGATTCGTTAAAAGCTTTAATGGAAATTTTCCATGTTAAACCAGATATGATTTTTCTGGATGTGACGATGCCGAATTTAGATGGCTATGAAGTTTGTTCTTTATTGCGGAAACAGGCATCTTTTAAAAATACACCTGTGATTATGGTGACAGAAAAGGCCAGTTTGATAGATAGAGCTAAAGCCAAGCTAGTGAGAGCTTCCGGTTGCTTGACTAAGCCTCTTAATCAAGGTGATTTACTTAAAACTATATTTCAGCACATGGTTTAA
- the cobA gene encoding uroporphyrinogen-III C-methyltransferase — MGKVYLIGAGPGDPGLMTLKGKGLLECADVVIYDALVSPAILAMINPQAEKINAGKRMGRHSLLQEETTHLLIEKAQDYAVVVRLKGGDPFIFGRGGEEMAELVQAGIIVEVVPGITAGIAAAAYAGIPLTHRLYSSSVTFVTGHEAAGKYKPAVNWQAIAQGSETIVIYMGIHNLPYIVEQLSLAGLSLETPIGLVRWGTRPEQEELIGKLGTIVEQVEETGFTAPAIAVIGSVVKMHRILSGCRPL; from the coding sequence TTGGGTAAGGTTTATTTGATTGGTGCAGGCCCTGGTGATCCTGGACTCATGACTCTCAAAGGAAAAGGTTTGCTTGAATGTGCAGATGTCGTTATCTATGATGCTTTGGTGAGTCCGGCAATTTTAGCCATGATTAATCCCCAAGCAGAAAAAATCAACGCAGGTAAGCGGATGGGAAGACATTCGCTCTTACAGGAAGAAACGACCCATCTGCTGATTGAAAAAGCCCAAGATTATGCTGTGGTGGTGAGGTTAAAGGGTGGTGATCCCTTTATCTTTGGGCGTGGTGGGGAAGAAATGGCAGAATTGGTACAAGCTGGAATAATAGTGGAAGTTGTGCCGGGGATCACAGCCGGAATTGCAGCGGCAGCTTATGCTGGTATTCCCTTAACCCATCGTCTGTATAGTTCATCTGTGACATTTGTAACTGGTCACGAAGCAGCGGGGAAGTATAAACCGGCGGTAAACTGGCAAGCAATCGCTCAAGGGTCAGAAACAATAGTGATTTATATGGGTATCCACAATCTACCTTATATCGTGGAACAGTTAAGTTTAGCTGGCTTGAGTCTAGAGACTCCAATAGGTTTAGTGAGGTGGGGAACCCGGCCAGAACAAGAAGAATTAATTGGTAAGTTAGGAACAATAGTAGAGCAAGTAGAAGAAACAGGTTTTACTGCCCCTGCGATCGCAGTTATTGGTTCAGTGGTGAAAATGCACCGTATTCTCTCTGGATGCCGTCCACTGTAG
- a CDS encoding sirohydrochlorin chelatase, protein MPSAYLLVSHGSRDPRPDIAVQQLAKLVSQKFPNSENLVGTATLELNTHPLHQQIYDFAQTALVLGYKSLKIVPLFLVAGVHVMIDIPAEVELVKAVLGQDMIIDLKPYLGSYGNLEKLLTPTMASIKAEVPILLAHGSRRFGSQQPVETMARNLGVVAAYWSISPNLESRVTELIVAGYQQISILPYFLFTGGITDAIAESVEKLKLQFPEVMFKLASPLGESTELADVIWDLATEEEKVFG, encoded by the coding sequence ATGCCATCTGCCTATCTTTTAGTATCTCACGGCAGTCGTGATCCGCGTCCAGATATTGCTGTGCAACAACTAGCAAAGCTGGTAAGTCAGAAATTCCCAAATAGTGAAAATTTAGTAGGTACAGCTACTTTAGAGCTTAATACTCATCCTTTACATCAGCAAATTTACGATTTTGCTCAAACTGCTTTGGTTTTGGGGTATAAAAGCCTAAAAATTGTACCTTTGTTTCTAGTAGCAGGAGTTCATGTGATGATAGATATTCCCGCTGAAGTAGAACTGGTAAAAGCAGTACTGGGTCAAGATATGATCATTGACCTTAAACCATATTTAGGTAGTTATGGGAATTTAGAAAAATTGTTGACTCCCACAATGGCTAGTATAAAAGCAGAAGTACCAATTCTTTTAGCTCATGGTAGTCGTCGTTTTGGTTCTCAACAACCTGTAGAAACTATGGCCAGGAATTTGGGTGTAGTGGCGGCTTATTGGTCTATATCTCCGAATTTAGAATCAAGGGTGACAGAGTTGATAGTTGCTGGTTATCAGCAAATTTCAATTTTGCCATATTTTTTATTCACTGGTGGGATAACCGATGCGATCGCAGAATCAGTAGAAAAGCTAAAATTACAATTTCCAGAAGTGATGTTTAAACTAGCATCACCTCTGGGAGAAAGTACAGAACTAGCTGATGTAATTTGGGATTTAGCAACAGAAGAGGAAAAAGTTTTTGGGTAA
- a CDS encoding protein kinase domain-containing protein produces MVGSGGFGRTFSAMDEHIPPKPKCVIKQLYVIDTNRENIIKVVGLFNQESARLDELKHSQISQLLAHFEQENQLYLVQELIVGENLAQELRVQGVFGEAHICQLLKDLLPVL; encoded by the coding sequence TTGGTTGGTAGCGGTGGTTTTGGCAGAACTTTTTCGGCTATGGATGAACACATCCCACCTAAACCTAAATGTGTAATTAAGCAATTGTATGTTATAGATACCAATAGGGAAAATATTATAAAGGTCGTGGGATTATTTAATCAAGAATCAGCGCGGTTAGATGAGTTAAAACATTCCCAAATTTCCCAATTGCTAGCACACTTTGAACAAGAAAATCAGTTGTATTTGGTGCAGGAATTAATTGTTGGAGAAAATTTAGCGCAGGAATTACGAGTCCAAGGTGTGTTTGGTGAAGCGCATATTTGCCAGTTACTCAAAGATTTATTGCCTGTGCTGTAA
- a CDS encoding DUF4359 domain-containing protein — MKAWTMIASVGAVGIAVLGVTMAQRNPQQAEYEEYAVQKLTTYLKTDLCKKTPHFLQNLIQFNCEQLMESVNPEMRDVIATKTKRQNYIVFSIYTTDLKIDNLIRGYKFETVGAFDNFYTYKAEQQ, encoded by the coding sequence ATGAAAGCCTGGACTATGATTGCATCTGTAGGAGCAGTAGGAATCGCTGTTTTGGGAGTGACAATGGCCCAGAGAAATCCACAACAGGCTGAATACGAAGAATATGCAGTACAAAAACTGACAACTTACTTAAAAACTGATTTGTGTAAAAAAACACCACATTTCTTGCAAAATCTCATACAATTTAATTGTGAGCAGTTGATGGAGTCAGTTAACCCAGAAATGCGGGATGTTATTGCTACTAAGACAAAAAGACAGAATTATATTGTTTTCAGTATTTACACTACGGATTTAAAAATTGATAATTTAATACGCGGTTATAAATTTGAAACAGTAGGAGCATTTGACAACTTTTATACTTATAAAGCTGAACAGCAATAG
- a CDS encoding peptidoglycan-binding domain-containing protein, whose protein sequence is MTELGLLMTGVLSTTQPTLPHLPEHRPFPRENGVQKSTNSQLSLLNSTSQITPPEFMKTDGREEANISTLAIKRDKVLAQIKQEYLSQISDKLADVHNIPTKQQLLTRYPAYGQQAMPTLLFGSAGMSVRIMQRLLVSNGYGVRVDGIFGPLTEAAIKAFQNQHNLFVDGIVGQKTWWELSI, encoded by the coding sequence ATGACTGAACTTGGCCTGCTAATGACGGGCGTGTTAAGCACCACACAACCAACTTTGCCCCATTTGCCGGAGCATCGACCATTCCCTAGAGAAAATGGCGTGCAGAAGTCAACAAATAGTCAGTTATCTCTATTAAATTCTACTTCTCAAATTACACCACCTGAATTCATGAAAACAGATGGCAGAGAAGAAGCTAATATTTCAACACTGGCAATCAAGCGGGATAAAGTATTAGCACAAATCAAACAAGAATACCTGTCCCAAATCTCTGATAAATTAGCTGATGTACATAATATCCCCACAAAACAGCAGCTATTAACCCGATACCCCGCATATGGTCAACAAGCTATGCCAACTCTACTTTTTGGTAGTGCAGGTATGTCTGTGAGAATTATGCAAAGGTTGTTAGTGTCTAATGGCTATGGTGTTCGAGTTGATGGCATATTTGGACCGCTGACAGAAGCAGCTATCAAAGCTTTTCAAAATCAGCATAATTTATTTGTAGATGGTATAGTTGGTCAAAAAACCTGGTGGGAGTTGTCAATTTGA
- a CDS encoding LOG family protein, with protein MTSEASFEILESLQADIAELIDRLPTLKHRQFIQQALATVVRLADSKVERLDWKIVSAALADMERGFQLFHGYRHIRKVTIFGSARLASETPEYEMAVQFARAVCQLGFMVITGGGGGIMHAGQEGAGRDNSFGLNIQLPFEQEANPIIDGDPKLIHFKYFFTRKLFLLKESDAVALFPGGFGTQDEAFECMTLSQTGKFGPIPLVLIDSPGGDYWHSWSQYIDQQLVTKGLVSPEDPNLYTVTDNLEVACNAITNFYQGYHSSRYVGDQLVIRLRQQLSDAEVELLNVNFSDILVKGRIEKSQVLPQEGLDETSSLPRLLLYFNQRDLGRLYQMIGVINQLVIPSPEEIAHPERK; from the coding sequence ATGACCTCTGAAGCTTCGTTTGAAATACTAGAATCTCTCCAAGCTGATATTGCTGAACTAATAGATCGTTTACCGACCTTAAAACATCGGCAATTTATCCAGCAGGCACTTGCTACTGTAGTGCGTTTGGCTGATAGTAAAGTTGAGCGTCTTGATTGGAAAATAGTATCTGCTGCTCTAGCAGATATGGAAAGAGGTTTCCAACTCTTTCATGGCTACCGACACATTCGCAAAGTCACTATATTTGGTTCTGCTCGTTTAGCCTCAGAAACCCCTGAATACGAAATGGCAGTTCAATTTGCACGTGCCGTTTGTCAATTAGGATTTATGGTGATTACAGGCGGTGGTGGTGGAATTATGCACGCGGGTCAAGAAGGCGCAGGCAGAGATAATTCTTTTGGTTTAAATATTCAGTTGCCGTTTGAGCAAGAGGCAAATCCAATCATTGATGGTGATCCCAAATTAATTCACTTTAAATATTTCTTTACCCGCAAACTTTTTCTCCTCAAAGAAAGTGATGCAGTAGCTTTATTTCCCGGTGGTTTTGGGACTCAGGATGAAGCTTTTGAGTGTATGACATTAAGCCAAACAGGCAAATTTGGCCCAATTCCTTTGGTTTTAATTGATTCTCCTGGTGGTGATTACTGGCATTCTTGGAGTCAATATATTGATCAGCAATTGGTGACAAAAGGTCTTGTGAGTCCAGAGGATCCCAATTTGTACACAGTCACAGATAACCTCGAAGTGGCTTGCAATGCTATTACCAATTTTTATCAGGGTTATCACTCTAGCCGCTATGTAGGGGATCAATTAGTGATCCGTCTCAGACAACAGTTATCAGATGCAGAGGTGGAACTGCTAAATGTTAACTTCAGTGACATTCTCGTCAAAGGCAGAATTGAGAAAAGCCAAGTATTACCTCAAGAAGGTCTAGATGAAACATCTAGTCTACCCCGTCTGCTTTTATACTTTAATCAGCGTGACCTGGGACGTTTGTATCAGATGATTGGAGTAATTAACCAATTAGTTATTCCTTCTCCAGAGGAAATAGCACATCCAGAAAGGAAGTAA